Within the Senegalia massiliensis genome, the region TTTGAAGATGTAAATGAAAGATTGGATGCACTTGACATTGTAAGACATCATTTTGACATTCAAAGATCACCTTTTTCTTTGAAAAATATTAAAGCATACAAACAATTAAAGAAGATAATGAAATCAGAGAGTTTTGATGTTGTACATTGCCATTCACCTATGGGGGGTGTTTTGGCCAGATTAGCTGCCAAATCAGTAGGGTTGAAAACAGTGATTTATACAGCACATGGTTTTCACTTTTATAAAGGAGCACCTATTATAAACTGGTTATTATATTATCCAGTTGAAAAATGGCTTTCAAGATATACAGATATTCTAATTACAATCAATAAAGAGGATTTTGACAGAGCTAAATCTTTCAAAACATGTAGAGTAGAGTATGTACCTGGGATAGGTATTGATGTTAGTAAATTTAATCTAAATGATGAATTTAAACGTAGAAAAAGGAAAGCGCTAAATATTTCTGAAGATGCAATTGTAATATTGTCAGTTGGGGAACTTAATAAAAACAAGAATCATGAAGTTGTTATAAAAGCAATATCAAAAACATTAAATAAAAATATTGAATATATTGTATGTGGTCAAGGGGAGTTACAAAATTATTTAGAGAAAATGGTAATTGAATTGGGCTTAAGAACAAAAGTAAAGTTATTAGGGTTTAGGAATGATATCAGTGAAATATACTCAGCAGTAGATCTGTTTGTCTTTCTATCTTATAGAGAAGGCCTCTCTGTTTCTCTGATGGAAGCGATGGCGTCTGGATTGCCTGTTATAGCATCAAGAATTAGAGGTAATACTGATTTAATTCAAGATGGTAGTGGTGGGTTTTTGCATGAACCAAGAGATTATCTTGGTATTGCTAAGAGTGTTGATGAATTATATGAAAATGAAAGATTGCGAACCAAAATGGGGTTTTTGAATAAGGAAAAAGTAAAGAAATATGATAAGCAGGTTGTGAAAAAAAGGATAAGAGAGTTGTATGATGCGTTGCAATAAAGTAATAAGTATAAAAAGGTGGCGACATAGTGAAAAGAATATTTATGTTAATGAAATATTACTTGGATCCTAATACAGATAGTCATTTTCCAAAATTTGATTATCAAATTGAAACACTCGAGAAAATGGATTACGAAGTTTATTATTTAGGTATTGAAAAAAATAACATCTATTTATGTAATGGAACAAATAAAGAGTTTATTTGTAGTTACTATAATACTAAAATACAAAGTCTTAAGACTATTTTTATATATAATTCTTTGTATAAAGCTACAATAAAAGTTATTGAAAAAGGGTTGAATTTTGATATTGCGTATATTAGATATATGCCTGTAAGTTGGAATTTTAAGAAAGCTTTGGTCAAGCTTAAAAATATAATGTGTAAGATGGTTGTAGAGATTCCAACTTATCCTATAGAAAAAGAAATAAATTTAGAATCTAGATTTATAAGGAAAATATATTTTAAGATTTCACATAAATATTTTGTTAATCAATCTCACCATATTGATTTATTTGCGTTAATAGGAGAAAAATCTTCATATTTTGCAGGGAGGCCTGCAATTAATATTGAAAATGGAATTAGTTTAAAAGACATACCTTTAAGAAATCCAAATTTCAAGAAAGATGATATACATATATTGTGTTTAGCTAATATGGCTAAGTGGCATGGATACGATAGACTTATTGAAGGTTTAAGATTGTATAAAAATAATAGTAATAAAATAAGCGTAACTATACATCTAGTTGGCTCAGATGCTGATGGATCGATGAGACAGTGGAGGGAGCTAGTAAAGAATTATCAATTGGAAAATAATGTGATTTTTGAAGGGCCAAAGCATGGAAGTGATTTGGACTGGTATTTTGATAGATGCCAAGTTGCCGTCGGTTCTCTTGGACTACACAGAATAGGATATAGTTCAGCAGCTACTTTGAAGGTAAGAGAATATATGTCTAGAGGAATTCCATTTATTCTGTCTGGATATGATCAAAGTATTACTGACCAAGAGGACTTTTATATTAAAGTTCCTGAAGATGACTCTCCTATTAAAATTGATACAATAATTTCTAAAATCATTGACATAAATAACTGGAATATATTAGGGAATAATATGAGAAAGTATGCTGAAGATAATATGTCATGGAAAAACCAGTTCATTAAAATAATCAGAAATATAGGTGAATAATATGAGAATAGCAATGACAGTCTCAAATAATGTAATTGATGACGTGAGAGTTATTAAAGAAGCCAAGGTGTTAGTTGGCTTGGGACATGAAGTATACATTTTTGGCAACGATAAAGAAGAGAATGAATTTGTTATCGATGAAATTAATGTAATTAATTCTAAGTATCCAATGATTAAGAGGTTGGCAAAAAAATCAAAATCCAAAATTGTTCAAGATGGTAATACCACAAAAGAAATAAATCAGAATAAGGTCAAATTTATTCAAACAATGAAGACGAAGCTGATGGATGTCCTTAAAGGGTTTGCAATAATTTTAATAATCGAAACCACACAAAGTAGGATTTTTAAAAAGTTGAGGAAAACAGGATTAGCATTTGACTATATTCACTGTCATGACTTAGACACTCTAGGAGTTGGTGTGAAGTATAAAAACATAAATAAATGCAAATTAGTTTATGATTCTCATGAACTTTGGACTGAAATGAGCGGAATTAACAAATATGTAAAGAAAAGATATTCGCGAAAAGAGAAAAAGTACTTGTATGGTGTAGATTATTTGATTACAGTTTCACCATCGATTATTAGGGAACTAAATAGTAGATATGAGATTAATATTCCTGCAGTGTTGTTGAGAAACATTCCATCATACGACGCTACTAAGCTTGCTGCAATACCAGATGATAGAAAAGTAAAGTTGTTGTACATTGGTTATTTTATTAAAGGTAGGGGAATAGAAAACATTATTGATCAAGCGGTTAGATTTCCTAACAACACTGAATTAACTTTAATAGTACAAAATGAAAGAGAAATATTAGACGAATTGAATAGAAGAGTAAATGATAAGAACTTGAATAACAAAGTTCGGATTACAACATTTGTACCACAAAATGAGGTTATTAATGAAATTTCTAAGTTTGATATTGGATTGTTACCGTATTTACCCGTATCACTTAATAATCTCTATTGTTTGCCTAATAAACTATTCCAATATCTGTCTGCTGGTGTTTGTATAGTAGCTAATAGCTTACCAGATGTAAAAAATATTATTGATAAGTATGAGTGTGGTGTAACTTATGATGGTTCAGAAACACTAGTTAACATTATAAAAGAGCTTAGTTCGAACAAAAAAAAATTATATCAATATAAGAAAAATTCTCTAAGAGCAATTGATTTAGAACTTAATTGGGAAACAGAAAAAGAATCACTAATATCAGTATACGAGGAATGTAAAAAGAATGAAGAATAATAGCGTGTTAAAATCAATTCCATATTCGATTACTAAAATATTGGGATATATTGTTTCTATGTTGGCTTTGCCCATATTAACAAACTTGTTTGACAAGACACAATTTGGAATGATTTCAACATTAGAAGCTAAAATAACACTAATAGTTTCAATTTTCTTATTTGGAATTCCTCAATCATATATTAGGTTTTACAATAGATACTCGAGATCTAATCAAATTGATGTTTTAAACTCAAGTTTTTTATTTTTGATTGGAATTGTGTTTATTCTAGCTTCTACAATAAGTTATATTGTATTATCTTTTGGAAATGTTAACAATGTTTCAGTAATAATACTTGCATTCTTAGTTGGAAATCTGGTTATTATGCAACAGATAAGTTCAATTATCAGAGCAAAAGAAAAAACATTACTTCATTCACTTATTCTCGGTCTAAATGATATTTTGAGCTACGCATTACCAATTGCTATCTTATATATGTTTGGAATTTCAATAAATAATTACTTTTTAAGTAAGTTGATTGTACCGCTAAGTATATTTCTTCTTATTCTTTTAGTTGTAAAGAAAGAATTAAAGTTTGTAGGTGTGAAAGGAACAATTATAAAGGAAATGCTAGTATTTGGTATTCCTTTAGTTTTAGTTAGTATTGGGGGAACTATTTTTTCATCAGGGGATAGAATTATAATAAACCATATTATGGGTTCAGAACAAGTTGCAGTATATTCTGTAGCCTCAAAGATAGCACATGCAATACAACAGTTAATGATTTTTCCGATTAATATGGTTTTGTTTCCTATGTATATAAGAATATGGGAAGAAGAAGGTCGAAAGAGAACGGAACAAATTTTATCAAAATGGTTTATTGTATATGTTTTCATTGCAACGGCAATTATTGCAGGTTCAATCTCAATAAGAAAAGAAGCAATGGTGTTATTATCAAACTCATCGTATATCGATGGAGCAATCATAATACCTATTTTAACCGCAGGATTATTAATTTATGGGGGATATTATTTTATATCAGCAGGATTTTTTGTATCCAATAGAACATTTAATTTAGGCATAATAATTTTTTCAACAAGTCTTTTAAATGTTGCGCTAAATTATATTATGGGGAAATATATGGGGTTAATTGGTGTAGCACTAGCAACTGCTATAGCATATGTAGTTTTCATGATAATAACATACATTATCGGCAATAAAATACTTACTATAAAATTTTACTGGACACAAATAATTAAATTTATTATTTCAGCGATTATTATGATTCTGGTGTTAAGTATGCTATCAGGGAGCAAAAGTATATTAATTGACTTATTAGTAAAGATAAGTGTTGGATTTATTGTGTATGTTGTTTTGAATATAAGGTTCGTAATAAAACAATTAAGAGGTTAGGTGTTGATTATGATAAAAAATATTGAAAATATTACAGATTCTATTATAGATGAGACGATTAGTAATATTCGTATAGTTGGTAAGGACCAGTATTCTGATCTAAATCTTGAATATCCTGAATGCTATGCTATGTTTATTATATCCCTTAATTATAAATACAAAGTTACGAATAATGCTTGGTATAGAGATCAAGCTGAAAAATATATTGGTTTTTTATTAGAACTTGCTAATAAAACTGATAAAGAAATATGGTGGGGACTTCCATTTGATTGGGGAGATACGAAAACTAGTGATGGTTTTCTTATAACAACTGCTTTTTGTCTTAAAGCATTATATATATGGTATGAAGATGGTGTATTTACTGACAATGATACAATTAAAAAAGTACTGAGATATTGTTTTTCTCTGTATTGTGAGGATGAGGAAGATGGTTTTTGGTACTCAAAGAAATTAAATAAAAACATTTATAATGCTACTTCTATTGCTGTAGGAGTGATGGCTCAAGCGAAGGAATTTCTGTCATCACAACAAATAGTTAAACTTAACAAAAGCGTTGATACATTAATTACTTCTCAAAAGTATGGTTATTGGAATTATTCAAATGAAAAGGTGGATGTTGATCTTTTGCATCAATGCTATACGTGTGAAGGGATTTTCGAATATGCTAATATGTTTGACAATCAAGAGGCTTTAAAAGTTGCCTTAGCAGGGGTAGATTTTGTTATAAATAATATGAATGTTGAAAAGATGGAAAGATATTTATTTAGACTGTCAGATCCTGAAAAGAAGACGACTCGGTTAAAATATATGTTATTAAGAAGCTATTCAATTTTGAATACTGAGGATATTAGGTTTTCAAAATCTAGAGCATGGAGTTTCGGTGCATATATTCGAGTACTCATATATAGTTACAGTTTTTCAAAAGAGAAAAAGTATCTAAAGGTACTAAATGACCTAATCAGTTATTTCTATTCGAATTTTGTATTAGATAAATCGATATTATTTACAGTAAATTCAAAAGATAGTTATGTGAGAAACACTTTTCATATTCTACATTCTTTATGTCAGTATGAATTTTTTGTAAGTAACGGTGAAGATTATGATTAACATTATTACTACAATACTAATATTGTCAACCATAGGAGAATTTATTCCTATTCCAGGTATTGAAATTAATCAATTATTAATTTTATGTATGGCACCATTTTACTTTTTGAAAGCTAAGAAAAGATACAGATATTATCCATTCAATTTAATTGTAATGGTCTTAGTCTTTCTTTATGTTTATATATTTTTTCAAGGGGCTACATTGGCTTTTGATTTTATTGAATTCATCAAAACAGCTAAAAATTATGCAGTAGCTTTTATTTTTATATCAATGGTAATTGTACTAGATATTGACGAATTTAGGTTAATTTTGAGGAGGTATGTAAATTTTAGTAGTGTTTTCTTTTTGATCGAATATACACTAGGATATTTTAACATTGATGGCATCTATAATTTGCTTTTCAATCCACCTTTTGCGAATATTAGAAATGTAGCCAACTTTCTAAGTCCAAATTCTTATGGGATAATTTTATCAATTTTGATAGTTGGGAATCTCTATTTATTTTTCAATGAAAGTAAAAAATATTATTTTGTGTTTGCTATGCTTCTAGTATTACCTTTATTAACAACTGCATCAAGAAGTGGACTAATAATATTAGTAAGTGGAATTTTTATCTACGTGTTTATTCGGTTTAGACTACCAATAAAAATTCTAGCGATTCTTACAGTAATCTTTGGAGTATATTCATTTTTTTCTGAGCGACTCTTAAGCTTTCTATATCAGCACACATCATCATACTTTGTACGACGATTTATTTTATATTTAGAATCCGGCAATCTATTTGGAGATAGAATGAATGAATACAATTTGATTTTTAATGCTTATAGTGATTCTTGGTTTGTTGGTCTTGGCTTCGGGAATATTACAGGGAGTAATGAAATATATACTGGGATGAGTTCAATGCATAATGAGTATTTCAGATTTTTCATAGAAGCTGGGATAGTGGGAGGTATCTTATTTTTTCTATTAATTTCTATTTTATTATATGCGATGGTCAAAGTCATTAAGTCAAAAAATGTTGATAGAGACACCAAGGCATTATTTGTGACTTATTCAGCAATGTTTCTCATAGCTGAAATGCAATATAATTTTTTCGATGCTCATAGAGAAGGTATTATTTTGATATTTATTGGATTTTCATCCATTATGTATTTCTCTAGGAAATTTAAAGATGTTCATAAAAAGGTAAATAATCCAAGGTCGTGTGAATTAATTAATAATAAAAGAGAGGACGGAGTGATAATTTGAAATTAGTAACAATAATTGGTGCTAGACCACAATTTATTAAGGCGGCACCTTTTTCAGAAATATTTAGAAAAGAAAATGAAGAAATATTAGTTCATACAGGACAACATTATGATAAAAATATGTCTAATATATTTTTTGACGAATTAAAAATACCTAAGCCAGACTATAACTTATCAGTAGGATCTGGTAGCCATGGAAAGCAAACAGCAAAAATGTTAGAAGGTATTGAAGATATAATACTAAAAGAAAATCCAGATGGAATTTTAGTATATGGAGATACAAACTCTACGCTAGCAGGAGCATTAGCTGGGAGTAAGCTATTAATCCCAGTATTTCATGTAGAAGCAGGACTTAGGAGTTATAATAAAAATATGCCAGAAGAACAAAATAGGATACTTACAGATCATATTTCTACACTATTACTATGTCCTACACAAACAGCAATAGATAATTTAAAAACAGAAGGTATTAAAGAGGGAGTAATAAATACAGGAGATATAATGTATGATGCAGTACTTAGAAACACTAAAATTTCAGATGAAAAATATAAAAATAGTGAATGGAATTATTTAAAGGAAAAGGATTATTATCTATCTACAATACACAGAGCTGAAAATACAGATAAAAAAGAAAAATTAAAAGATATATTTATAGCACTTAACAAATTGGATAAACCAGTTATCATGCCAATACACCCTAGAACTAAGAAGAAGATAAAAGATTTAAATATTCCTTTAGATAATATAAAAATTATAGAACCAGTGGGATATCTTTTAATGTTATATTTAATAAAAAATGCACATATGGTTATAACAGATTCAGGAGGATTACAAAAAGAAGCTTATTTTTTGAAAACACCATGCACTACATTAAGAGATCAAACTGAATGGGTTGAAACATTGGAAAATGATTGGAATATATTAAGTCAGATAGATGTTCAAAAGATTAAAACTAAGGTACAACGCAAGTTAACATGCTTACAGCATCCACAGCCTAAATCTTTTGGTGAAGGAAATGCTGCTATAAAAATTTGTGAGGCAATAATAAATAGAGGTAATATTAATGAATGATATCAAAAAGAAGTTAATGAACAAAGCACCAACTTTCAGTGTCATAGGATTATACTATGTAGGTATTCCTTTAGCGTTAGAAAAGGCTAAGGCTTGATTTAAGACTATAGTATTCCATGTAGAAGAGTTTAAAGTTGATATAGTTAATGTAGGCAAGAATGATATTGGTGATGTTGTAAATGAAGATTTAGAACAAATTATAAATCGGGTTTATTATTTGCTACAACTGATTTTTTACAAGTAGTACAGCTGATTGAGTCTCTATACGCGTACGAACGCTACTCGACACATAGCAAAAACCATATATTTGTAGTCTTATCCAAAGTTTATATAGTTTTATAATGAATCTATTATGAAATTTGAATAAAAAGCAATTTAAATTTAATTTATTAAAA harbors:
- a CDS encoding glycosyltransferase family 4 protein, coding for MSTVSRQFYLFEQGNIEVLKSLSYEVHGAANFEDVNERLDALDIVRHHFDIQRSPFSLKNIKAYKQLKKIMKSESFDVVHCHSPMGGVLARLAAKSVGLKTVIYTAHGFHFYKGAPIINWLLYYPVEKWLSRYTDILITINKEDFDRAKSFKTCRVEYVPGIGIDVSKFNLNDEFKRRKRKALNISEDAIVILSVGELNKNKNHEVVIKAISKTLNKNIEYIVCGQGELQNYLEKMVIELGLRTKVKLLGFRNDISEIYSAVDLFVFLSYREGLSVSLMEAMASGLPVIASRIRGNTDLIQDGSGGFLHEPRDYLGIAKSVDELYENERLRTKMGFLNKEKVKKYDKQVVKKRIRELYDALQ
- a CDS encoding glycosyltransferase; this translates as MKRIFMLMKYYLDPNTDSHFPKFDYQIETLEKMDYEVYYLGIEKNNIYLCNGTNKEFICSYYNTKIQSLKTIFIYNSLYKATIKVIEKGLNFDIAYIRYMPVSWNFKKALVKLKNIMCKMVVEIPTYPIEKEINLESRFIRKIYFKISHKYFVNQSHHIDLFALIGEKSSYFAGRPAINIENGISLKDIPLRNPNFKKDDIHILCLANMAKWHGYDRLIEGLRLYKNNSNKISVTIHLVGSDADGSMRQWRELVKNYQLENNVIFEGPKHGSDLDWYFDRCQVAVGSLGLHRIGYSSAATLKVREYMSRGIPFILSGYDQSITDQEDFYIKVPEDDSPIKIDTIISKIIDINNWNILGNNMRKYAEDNMSWKNQFIKIIRNIGE
- a CDS encoding glycosyltransferase — encoded protein: MRIAMTVSNNVIDDVRVIKEAKVLVGLGHEVYIFGNDKEENEFVIDEINVINSKYPMIKRLAKKSKSKIVQDGNTTKEINQNKVKFIQTMKTKLMDVLKGFAIILIIETTQSRIFKKLRKTGLAFDYIHCHDLDTLGVGVKYKNINKCKLVYDSHELWTEMSGINKYVKKRYSRKEKKYLYGVDYLITVSPSIIRELNSRYEINIPAVLLRNIPSYDATKLAAIPDDRKVKLLYIGYFIKGRGIENIIDQAVRFPNNTELTLIVQNEREILDELNRRVNDKNLNNKVRITTFVPQNEVINEISKFDIGLLPYLPVSLNNLYCLPNKLFQYLSAGVCIVANSLPDVKNIIDKYECGVTYDGSETLVNIIKELSSNKKKLYQYKKNSLRAIDLELNWETEKESLISVYEECKKNEE
- a CDS encoding oligosaccharide flippase family protein; amino-acid sequence: MKNNSVLKSIPYSITKILGYIVSMLALPILTNLFDKTQFGMISTLEAKITLIVSIFLFGIPQSYIRFYNRYSRSNQIDVLNSSFLFLIGIVFILASTISYIVLSFGNVNNVSVIILAFLVGNLVIMQQISSIIRAKEKTLLHSLILGLNDILSYALPIAILYMFGISINNYFLSKLIVPLSIFLLILLVVKKELKFVGVKGTIIKEMLVFGIPLVLVSIGGTIFSSGDRIIINHIMGSEQVAVYSVASKIAHAIQQLMIFPINMVLFPMYIRIWEEEGRKRTEQILSKWFIVYVFIATAIIAGSISIRKEAMVLLSNSSYIDGAIIIPILTAGLLIYGGYYFISAGFFVSNRTFNLGIIIFSTSLLNVALNYIMGKYMGLIGVALATAIAYVVFMIITYIIGNKILTIKFYWTQIIKFIISAIIMILVLSMLSGSKSILIDLLVKISVGFIVYVVLNIRFVIKQLRG
- a CDS encoding O-antigen ligase family protein is translated as MSTIGEFIPIPGIEINQLLILCMAPFYFLKAKKRYRYYPFNLIVMVLVFLYVYIFFQGATLAFDFIEFIKTAKNYAVAFIFISMVIVLDIDEFRLILRRYVNFSSVFFLIEYTLGYFNIDGIYNLLFNPPFANIRNVANFLSPNSYGIILSILIVGNLYLFFNESKKYYFVFAMLLVLPLLTTASRSGLIILVSGIFIYVFIRFRLPIKILAILTVIFGVYSFFSERLLSFLYQHTSSYFVRRFILYLESGNLFGDRMNEYNLIFNAYSDSWFVGLGFGNITGSNEIYTGMSSMHNEYFRFFIEAGIVGGILFFLLISILLYAMVKVIKSKNVDRDTKALFVTYSAMFLIAEMQYNFFDAHREGIILIFIGFSSIMYFSRKFKDVHKKVNNPRSCELINNKREDGVII
- the wecB gene encoding non-hydrolyzing UDP-N-acetylglucosamine 2-epimerase, whose protein sequence is MKLVTIIGARPQFIKAAPFSEIFRKENEEILVHTGQHYDKNMSNIFFDELKIPKPDYNLSVGSGSHGKQTAKMLEGIEDIILKENPDGILVYGDTNSTLAGALAGSKLLIPVFHVEAGLRSYNKNMPEEQNRILTDHISTLLLCPTQTAIDNLKTEGIKEGVINTGDIMYDAVLRNTKISDEKYKNSEWNYLKEKDYYLSTIHRAENTDKKEKLKDIFIALNKLDKPVIMPIHPRTKKKIKDLNIPLDNIKIIEPVGYLLMLYLIKNAHMVITDSGGLQKEAYFLKTPCTTLRDQTEWVETLENDWNILSQIDVQKIKTKVQRKLTCLQHPQPKSFGEGNAAIKICEAIINRGNINE